The Clupea harengus chromosome 22, Ch_v2.0.2, whole genome shotgun sequence genomic sequence TCGTACAAAAGACTCCAGCTTGCCCTTAGACACCTCCATCAGTGTAGTGTAGGTAGTCAACTAGGGTGGAAAAACACAAGAATATGGGTGGATAATGGAAGCAAACTCTCTGCCTCTATTTAGGTTGGGTCATGTTGAAAGATATGTGCTATACATGGAATTCATTTCTTGGTACAGTAATTGAGTTCTGACAAATGACCTTGGCTTCTCTAGCACCCTACTACACCAAATCAACTTGTTTTACCTTGAGGTGCAGTTTGCAATATTGTCAATTACAATACTTTGTTGTGGACTAAAAAGCTCTGGTGAAAAGGTTGAAATGCAATCTATACATTGGTTTCTGTTTCAGGCATTGTATTGCATTTATGGACACTTAATCCTTCACTGTTccttctgatgtataggtggtCTTGAAGCATTCACTGATGACCCGCCTCTTTATTAGCAATACTTTATGCTCATCTGTGCACCAGATTTAGTTATTACTTTGATTGCATATATACTTATTTGGTTTCTTGCTAAGACTAAAataatgttgaaaaataatttaacAACTCACCTTGTTCAGGACCGGCTTTGTGGAGAGGACATCATAGAGGGTCTTGAAGGAGATGTTCTGTAAAGACCGTGACCGTCAgtcttaatgtaatgtaaaatactACTTTGTGGTGCGAGGCCAGCTGTGTTTGGCAAGGTTTTAAACATTTACACAATGGCCGTAATTGCTTGCATTACTTGTATTGAAACTCATGTTTCTGGGGCATTACTGTCCTCTCCCTCAGGAGTAGGTTTGTGATGAACTTACAGGCTGTAGCGTCTGATTCATGCACTTCATCCCAGGTGTCCTCCGGTCATCCAGGAACAACGGAGCCTTCCAGTGGTCGTAGTTGGTCTGCAGCAGGTACCACCTGCCCTGCTTTAAGTTCAGTCTGGCATAGAAAATAATGGCCAAATGTCCACAGGTTCTTATAGTAAAATTCTATCCTTtccaaaacaacttgttgaAATACAAATGCATCATTGCCATTCTCCCTGATGCTGCTTATATatttcacatatatatatatatatatttaattctGAACAGATTTCATATCAATTGTATAATTTTAGTAAACATCACCGGATGACATGGCATTTCACCCACGTCACATATGTGTGCTCACTGTTCAGAATGATTAGTGGGAGTGCTTTGGCTTTTTAGTTCTGTGTATGAAAGAGCAGTGAGAGAAGTTAAATGACACTAAGGCAAGGGAAGTTCCACTCACTCCAAGGGTTTCAGGCTCTCTGTCCTGGCACGGGTGATGATACAGCCCTGTCCAGTCTGGTTTCCTCCCAGGATGTAGTACGCAGGTGCCAACAGTTTCGTCTGGGACAGCAGGGATCTGGCCTCCTCATAGCTGCAGCATGTGAAGGAAGAATGCTTTATTTCTGGCATGTGTACTCATTTAACCATGCTTTGGCACCTGGAGCGAAAGGGTTCCACTGAAAACCCTCAAAAGTTCTGTTACTTGTTTCTGGTACAGGTATGCCCTTGGGCTTAAGCCTGGGAACCCGGGAGATGAGCGTTTTGACCAGAAGGTGAAAAGCCAGTCTTTTCACTAGCATGTCTTCTtggggcatttgtgtgtggggtTAACATTGCGCTACAGTAACCCTCCATAACACTTCCATGTAAAACCTTTAAAACTTTTACTTACAACTTAAATGAAATAACCTGCCTAGGTGGAGGCTATACTTCACCTGGTAGCATTCTCCAGGACTGTGCGAGTCAGGAACCCCATCCACATGGCATCTCTATGATGTAGAAGCCACTCTATGATGCCTATGACAGACAGGTAAACCAACATAGCATCACAAATGTGATCAGTAAAGGGTTGGTCTTTGAGACAATAAATGTGGTCTGTAATGACCATACACACTCATGTCTACCATGTATAATGACCATGTAATgtacttttaaatgttttaagcACGTTTCATATAGATAATTTGACCTTTATATTCTATTGCCTACTGGGTCTGattaagcattttttttcccaaGCAGAGATGGTGAGGGAAAGGGGCTCACCAATATAGCCTCCATCCATGCTGAAGCGCTCATTGATGGTGAGGGAAAAGGAGTGCTatgaagaatgagagaaaagaaggaaaatgTTTTACTAAATATGTTTGGGAAAATACAGTCTGCATCACTGATGTTTACTTTATATGTTTACAGTACTAAGCTACCAGGAGAGTGAAGAATAAGTTATGGTAACACGACAACAGACAAAGCCCAGAGCATTCGGTGAAACCCTAACATTGTATGGCTGTCTGTGGCTGAATGCTGTGGCTATTACTTGGAAAAGCTGTTTAAAGGCAGTATACAGCACATGATTGTGTCATAAATCTTTGAATTTTAACTACAACAGCCTTACTGTCCCAGTTTAAAGGGCATTCTCTCTACTTTCCCTCCACTCCTGTGCTCTCTGCCCCTGTATTTTCCagtccttctcccccccccctcatctccaCTCACCGGCTTCATGCCAGTCAGCATGCCTGCGTAGCCGGCGAAGCCTGTGGATTTGAAGACAGTGTGGTTGCTCCTCCTgaagtcaatgttcaccaccagtgGTTTCAGCTGCTCCGTGATCTGCCAGGACTTGTTCTTCATGTCCCATCTATAAAGGGAGGTAAATACTCGTCATTGGTGTCAACAAGAGCAAGCAATGAAAGTTCATATGTCTGCGGTGTGCCAGATTTATTCCTACTGGCATTTCAATGGCCACTAATAAACAGTAAAAATTTAAGAATCGTAGTTCATACACTGTGGTTTGAAATTATTCCGTCCCATTTCTGAGGCCTGTAACAGAACTTAAGCAAACCAACGTCTCACCCCATGAAGAGTCCAAAATCCAGATTTCTACCATGGATCAAATTTCCTGTAACAGCATCAAACAAACAGCCCAATATCATGATctaccataaaaaaaaaaacgttaatttGCATCATGAGTAAGTCAAATGTATAAACTGTTATTCTCTAGCTTCTAGTACTTACCATTTGAGTCTTCTGCAACAACTGAGGTGCAAACCGTGAACACTTCATAGAACAGATTGAAAAGTGCAATTTCACCTGTAAAGGACAAACACGAAACATGTTTAACCAGATGACCACATTACCATAACATGTCTGCCAGTTAACATTTTTTCAGTCTATAAGCTCGTCCTCTCACATACCCAAAGGAACTCCTGAAGCTGATGCTATTCCTTTAAGCTCCTCGTCATATGGATATGGAAGTGTATCAACTATGAGAGGCTGAAAGAACAGAGAACCTGCTGTCAGGAGTGGTGGAACGAAACTGTCCACTGGATTTAGTTTGAAAAGGATATCCATTTCTGAGGAGAACGTTTAAAATAAGTCAAGTAACTGCTATATACTCACCAAAACCTTGTCGACGAAATCAATCAGCTTCCCACTGGGAACAAAGGCATCAGCTATATCCTTTATGACCTTGATCATGTTGGCAATCTACAAAACATCAGGGAGGTCACTGACTGGTGGCTACACAGTCTTCCCAGACAATGGAATCATTCTGTGTCTAGGGTTTATGGCCATTAGTTTTCACGTGGTACAACTAACTTAAAAACGCTTTAACTGAATATAGCTTATTGATTGACACAAGTTAACTAGTTTAGAGAACATCCTTTAAAAGGCAGGCACTCACGTCATCTTTCTTCTCAGACATTAGTGCAGACCATCTTTTGCTTGGAGGCAAATCTAGGTCAACTGTGTACCAGGTAACTGCACCTTTGAACCTGTCAATTGAAAATGTTGGCTCTGTTAATATCCTAAACCTCTGAGCTCTGAGTTAATATATGTGGGTTATTTCTTATCCTATAATTCCAGACAGAGTTATTGGAGAATCAGCATTAAAACAGTTAAACAACAATTAACAACAGTCATTGTCATATTGTCACTATCACTACTCTGTTGTGGCAAAACAATCCTCGGTTGCACAGAATTACAAAACAGGATACAGTCACGAAGCAACCTTAGGTCATCGGGAGAAGTGACTGCCTTTGCTAATTTAGTGGTTACACAACATATAAAAGACTGGAATACATACGTTGGGCCCTGAGGTGGATACATGCCAGTTCTGCATTCTTCTGTGTACTGCAAAGACATGCAGATCATAATGAAAAGAGTTGCGGGTGATTGTTTAGGCCTAACAACTGTCAACATGAATTGCAAATGTGGATAGAACTGTCAGACATGGGATTGAGTTTATATCCACATTTGCAATTCATGTTAACACATTACCATGTCTGACAGTTCTATCCACTTGACAACTTGTTGCGGCAGCTTAATCAGCGTAACAGTTCACAAGTAGCTGGCAACCTAACATTTCATTATTCTTTGCTTTTACTCACCGGGGGAACATACTGCGTCGATACAATCGTCAGTGTTGAAGTTAAGAAAGTACAAAAAGCCCACCAGTAGGACATCTTGATCTAACTTCTGTTCAATACATTCCAACTGCGGGAAACACGGAAGTCTTTCTGTTCTCGTGATTTGATCCTGGAACGTACCACTAGAGGTACAAAGAGAATGGAGGTTTTCAACAGATCCAAAATATGCTAGTAGATAGATATACATTACCATACACTGCCATTGCGTAGCTTAAAACAGGCTGTCTAAATATGGGGAATGTCTGTGAAAGCATAGCTAGGGAGAAATCAACAGGCTACACTGTGACACTGTTTCACAGTAAACCTACACCTGTTCCAAATGGTATGACTGTAGGCGACGTTTGGTCGTAATTGCATAAAGCAGAAGCCAAAGATTGGGCAGCATGAAACGTTTGCTTATGATGGTTCTTTGAGGTCAAACTGAAATCGTATGGTTGCGTTTACTCATAGTTTACCTGAAAGCCGAACTCACAAGCTGAGTGAAGAATACGTCCACTTTACAATATTCATGGTGGGGAAATGTTTTTACTCTGTATTAATGTAAACTACCACTGTGTTGGTTTTTATATAGCCTACCTAATTGTTTTGTatcagtttttatttataaaccTGTTGATTTTATTACTGTTTTGCTTTGCTTCCTGTACGACGCACTATGTAACACGGATTTTGAAAAGTGCTCCATAAATAAAGATTAACATTGTTATGTATTCTGAAGTGGATAAATAGGCAATAAGCCCAATCGATCTACAAGTAAATGATCAACCTTTCGGTTGCACTTATACATGATCGTACATCTTCGACGTTTCTCGAGGTTTCCCGATAGTGCAAAGGATCCTCCCACTTCACTTAGTGCTGTTTGCGAACAAGGATGGAGGAGATAGCGGTTGCTCTCAGCGCAGAAGGGATACAGAAAAAAGTAATCTCTCCAGGCAGAGGGCAGTTATCAGCATTTGCCGATGGAACTAAGGTACTAATGTGTCGTTCATTAAGCAAACCGATTACCATTACCGGTATTTCGTGTTACGCAATTTATGCCTACAACAATTGAAGgataggtagctagctagctagctaggaaaGCTAGCCATGGGTGTCTGGCGTAGAAGGCAAACATTCGTTAGCCTTTCCTAGGATAGACAAGCAAGAGAAATCAACGAACCCGTGCTTACAGTGCAAAGTCAACAATCTGTTTATGTAGTAGCAATTACATTACTAGGATATTGAATTTAATTCTGCTTGTTTGACGATGGTCCAAGAAGGTTGCTCCTAGGAAGGAGgggttgtgttttcattttaaactgTCGTTCATTGGAAGACCCAAATGTCTGTTGCAGTGGTATGCTTTAAAACACGTCATTCATTTTGAGTGACAATCGGTGGCGCCAGTAAAACGCGACACTGTGTACTGTTATTCCATAGCAAGTTAGCATGACATTAGAAGACTATTTGGAACTATTTTATACCTTTTATACAAATTGTCATATGTGCCCTAGCAGTGTCTTTTGTTGTGTCTTTTACCGGTGTTACGAGATACCGGTAACACTCGTATTTCTAAgattctgtgtttctctggggCAAACTCAATGAATATTCATCCTCGAGTTGGTCATACCAGCCAAGACCAGTAGCGATATCTGTTATAACCAGCTACCAGCATTACATGATTATTAGCTGGTTGACTAGCTAGTTTGACCAGTTTAAGCAGAGGCGTCGTTCCCATTCACGTGTCATTCATGAGTCTCCTATCGTCATGGGCAGCTGTCTGACTTTGGCCAGGTACAGCGGAAGTTGTAGCTCAAACATGCAGACGAGTGGGCAGTTAACAATTAAGTGTTCTCCCTTTGTTTTCCAACAGTTGGATAGAGAGATTATAAATATCAAGATTAGAGATAAATTGGGTATATACAACACCTAAATAACGACAGAGACCTAGCTCAGGTCTGGTGTCTTGACTGCAATGTATCATCTGTTCGAAGTAGGCTAATTAGCCTTTTTGTGGACGGGCTAGGTAGCTACTATCTTATCTTGACTCACTAAATAGGCTAGTCTGTGTCAGGAATACCAGTCCAATATATCGTTGACAGtgacagttggtgtgtgtgtgtgtgcgcacctttaacctttaaatCACAAGATATTTTGTATTGAAGCGCAGAACATTATTCAGTACGTTGCACTAGTCCACAAATAAGTCGTAATGACCTAGGTTCATTCGCCTCCTAGAGGCCAACTTGCCATAAAAATGTTGGCTAAACGTTTTTTGtgctattgcccaaaaagtgctttgagcctaccccacttcagggggCACCAGCACGAAGGGACACACCCACCTAGGGCCACAAACCTTATATTCcgtatcagccatgtggggctacaatcaCTAGTCTAACTATATGGTATGATCCACCAAAAATAcagataaaaaacacaaaaaataacGTTGGCAAACATTATATGACTGTGCTACGCTGCAGTGGCGGTCATAATAGGTAGGCATAGGCTAGGCCAGGGGtcggcaagtaacttgggccgcgggccagtattttccctcgccactaggtggcaggCCAGAATCTGGGTTACTGCCTATTTAGACGCTGCGATAGGTGCTCataagcccaatttatggtcgtccgtttaggaaaacacagagacacggagagccttCTCTGTCgtggcaaaccctctccgagcacctcccAAATTGTGTAACTATCCGACTCCGTCAATCcgtcgctgtttaccttgtgggtagtagcatgctaacattagatagctggctcagacacctcgcaaatctccTCAGACATAATTTACTACACCCACAACCGTGGGAGAACCCTAAATGAAAACAAGTCCCTCGATGCAACCATGCCATGTataaaaaaagtataaaaaagCCTTGGGGATTCgcaaggtgtctgagccagctttcTAATGTTGGCATGCTACTGCTACTTCGGATAGAAAAATTGGGAGACGCACGCAAGAGGGGATACGTAACTGCGTGCCTGCGAAAAAGGCGAGCATAAATTGCGCTTAAATGaaacgagtccgtcgaggcaactgcgtgaccacagAGTTACAGAGTTTGCGTTGACCTGTAATCCCACAAATGTATAGGCATATGCCTGAAAATGTTACAATCAATACAATACGCTCCACTGCCCCCAAAATAGGGATATGAAATCTGTGCCCTTTTGTAGTTTTGTCCATTAGATGTAATTAAGCCTTAATATCTAAATTACTAGCCGAAACTTAAATTAGAAGCCATTAGGTTACTGCTAACCTTTCAGTAGGACTATAGGCTACCTGTAGGCGTATAATAGGCCACATGGGTGGATTTATGCTGCCAGTAAAAAAATGCAGGTATTTATCTCAACACCCAGTCAAAGTTATGCTGATGACTATGCCTGGGCATAGGTTAGCCTCGATTAAACCAAGGAGCACATGTGTCTTGTTACAATTGGCTATATGTCACTGACTAATGGGTTGGCGTCCCATAGCCTGATTTTTGCAAAGATATAAATTGACACGTCATATGAGCAAAAGAACAACAGTATTAAAACAGCTTGCTTGATATCAACCTATGTAGTCAGTGGTGACCATTCATCACAGTAAGCtctgaaacaaataaaaacgaTGACCAGTATTAATAACATTTTGAGTTGTCTGTGTATCTGCCAGAAATATTTTCAGTTAGTCTAGTTAGGTGTGAACACAGTGGCCTAAGGTGATCAATATTCCAGCGAAGTTCCACCCGAGACACAGAATTTCATCTGAAACGTGATATCATGTAACACTGGTCATTGCCTAACAGTTTTTAACTCAACTCGTGCTGGCTGTGATTATGTTAGCTTGGTATCATTAGCCAGAAATCCTTGTATCACACTTTTAACTTGCTAGCAAGTTAAGTTCCCTTGGTGTTAATCTGTCAATTTATCATTATGTCCCGTATGCAATAGTGTAACATCAATGTAGAAAAGGAAAGTGAGACCAATTTACTAAGAATGATCTATTCTGTTTGTATTAGGTTAAGTTTCACTATCGCACCAGCCTTCTCGATGGCACAGTGTTGGATGATTCCAGGATGGAGGAGTGCCACTGCAAACCCATGGAGCTGATCATGGGGAAGAAATTCAAGCTGCCTGTCTGGGAGCGGATAGTCACCACTATGAAGGAGGGTGAAATTTCTGAATTCACCTGTGACACCAAGGTTTGTACTGTGATTTCCATTTGTAGAACACTTACTTCACTGACGTAAAACACAATTAACACATATGTTAAATCGCTTCTGGCCTACTCCAGCCACAGGCTTTTTTAAATATACTATGCAATGTGATATTACAGCAGGAGACATTCTAAAAATAAAATCTATAATGTCAAACATTCGCTGCCATGGAATTGTTCTCAAAAACACAATGTTGATCTAGTCTTAGAGCAACTCGATTTTTTTGCCAGATATGTCATTAAACTCGACAGATAAATCCAGGCAGATAGATACCTCCACGTTTCTGTTCTCCCCCCAGCATACAGCACTCTACCCACTGGTCTCCCAGTCCTTGAGGAACATCAGGGCAGGGAAAGACCCTCTAGAGGGCCAGAGGCACTGCTGTGGCATTGCCCAGATACACTCGCACCACTCCTCCGGCCACCACGACCTGGACGAGCTGCAGGCCACGCCCAAGCCTCTCGTCTTCACTCTAGAGCTTCTACAGGTGAGGCCCCGGCTTCTATTTTGCTGCATTTTAATATGTTATGTAATTCCAATGTCAGTGTTAAGTCAAATCAAGAGCTAGAGAAAATTCCTCAGGGTACATCACCCCTGTATGAAATATATGTTTGATCTTCAGGTTCAACATCTGGAGCTTCTTCAATCTCTTTACAGTGGTTATCAGGGGCATCACCCAaagcacatttttattttaaaaataaattatgTTGCACTCAGCTAGCAGTCTTGGTCATCGAAAAGGTTCTCCAACACCTTTTAAGGGCACATCTTGTTGGTTTTGTGTGAAGCTCAGGTACACATCACCCCTATTTTCCATTAGAGGTACTCCTAGCACCATCTTGTGTTCTCCAGGTTTTGGAAACAGGCACCTTCCAGCTGGACACCTGGGCCATGACGGATGAGGAGAAGATGGAAGCTGTGCCTCAGATTCATGAACAGGGCAATGCACTCTTCAAACAGGGCGACGTGGTGGGAGCTGGCGAAAATTACTACAACGCCATTGCCTGCCTAAAGAACCTGCAGATGAAGGTGAGATTAACAGCAGCACAAAGGAACTGGGCAGCATCAGGCTCTGGTGGATCTGGTGCTTGTGTATCTGACTCTGAATCTGTATTGGCTTTGTGTAATACCAACAATTGTATATACATTTTGGTCATTAGGTTCATGTTTCTCCTTACATGGTTGACCCAAATTCTCTCTGATGTTCAGGAGAGAGCAGGGGATGAGCACTGGATTAAACTAGACGTCCTGATGACACCCCTCCTGCTCAACTACTGCCAATGCAAGCTCATGCAGGGCCAGTTCTACGAGGTCCTGGaccactgctcctctctcatctccaaaTACGATGGTGAGTGGTCCCCAGAGTCTGCCTACCAACTTGTCATACGCTCCAGGAGGTCGGTGTGATCTCAAAGCTACATGGGCTGTAACACATGAAGCAGACTAATGGTTTTTTGCGTCTGATCGCAGACAATGTGAAGGCGTACTTTAAGCGAGGCAAAGCCCATGCGGCAGTGTGGAACAAGAAGGAGGCCCGAGCTGATTTTGCCAGGGTGGTGGAGCTAGACCCAAGCCTGGCACCATCGGTGGCACGCGAGCTCAGAGCGATGGAGGAGCGCATCCGtggaaaagaggaggaagagaagggccGCTACAAGAACCTGTTTGGCGACAATGCCACTGCCACTACGGTAAGACAAGGCCAGCCGGTGTTTAGCAAGCCTCTCAGACTAACAGTTTAATCCTTAGAAGTCAGTAATGGTCCAAGTGACACGATTTTTATCCCACTCTCACTTTAGAAGGACTAAATGACATGTAATGAACATTCTCAGCTTTGGAAATTGATTTTCTGCAAGAATATAGGGATGCTAGCGTGCCGTGTACTAGGTAGGAGATCCTGACCGACGACGTTCCATTTGTATACATATAACCTCTGTTGTATCTGACTGTCACTAATGATGGCATTGATGGCAGCTGTAGGAacaaaaaacactttaaaatgCCATCACAAATTCTATGTTGATATTTGTTTGTTCTCAAAGAAATGTAATTATTCATCACTTAAGGAAAGGGAAGGGATAGTTCTGTATTTGACTGGGCACATTCATGGCGATTTAATGAGCTGCTGCTGGATGTTCAGCTTTCATGCTGTAATGTTCCTTATGCATTTTAGGCTTTTACTTTGGATAGAGATCTTAGGATGTGTTTAGTTAGCAAGATGAGTGTTCATGGTATTGTGACCGTTGGTGGCTATGTAATCTGTCTGGTTTATCTAAGATaatctgttctgtgttttgctTTATATTTCAGGGCTGAATTATACTTTAGTGTGGTGGGAATTAAGGAGTCCAGCAGCTGTAAATGTGGACACATCGCTTACTCGACACACCCTTACCCCTTTTCAGCACAGGTTTTTATGTGTCTTTTATACAAACACACGTCCGAATATTCAAACCAACGTAGATCTTCATCCTCAGGCCATGAACGTCTGCAACACCACCAAAAATGTCTCATGATCGCAAGAAATGACATGTTGCTGTGCTGCTGAAACCTTCTCCTCGctcagatacaaacacacacacacacacattcgtcaTGGACTGGAGTTCACTAGAATGAATTCATCGTGGTGGTCTACACAATTGAAGTGGCATGGTCATTCAAGACAATCCGTGGAACCAGGAACACTAGTCTTCTGACCTGGACTACAGATCACATCCTtaccctctcttcccctctactTCCCCTCACCAGCACTTCATATTGCTCAGTTATGCCCATTATATTCACTATTTATATTCTTTTAAACTATTATGAATTTACATGTTTTGATTATTATTCATTGTAATCCATGCTTGAGCTTTTATGATTTAACTCCCTCATTTTGGGATGGGGTTAAAGGAAGGACAGGGGGGACAATCATTGCAGCCACAGGCCAAACTttcagcatttttattttagcaAGTAACGTGCAAGCCAGTGCCACTGTGTAATGTATGTTTAAAGTCCTTAGAGTTCAACAAAACTGTTCTGTGGCTGAGCATAATGTATCATACTTATTATCTATCATGTATAACGACTCATTTTTAAAAGTCTGACACTCTTGGCTGGACACTTAAATGTCTCATTTTCATTCTTAAAATTGCCTTCAGACAGAATGATGTTTCAGGAGAACCAGCCTATTGTCCCTTTGGAGTTTGTGAGGTGAGCTCTAATAAAGAAGAGTGTCATACGGTTCCTTATGCCTCTGTACTCGCActaacgccacacacacactataatgaTGGGTGATGTGAAGGGAAGTCATTGCTCTAACAATGAAACAAGCAAGTACACATTTTTCTATTAATGATTCACTTTATTCTTGATACAAGTACTGAAACTGCAAAAATCAGGATTACAAAATTGCCACGCTAACAGCATTGGCTCTATCTGAAAACTGGGGGAAAGGCTTGGAGGAATTCTTTTGAAGAGGGATGGGgagcactgtgtgtatgtgtgtgtgtgtgtgtgtgagtgagagagagaggaaggagaggaggtgtgagtgAAAGGGCTCAGAGGAGGAAGTGATGGTAGAGAAAAGAAATGACGGTGAGGGGGAGGTTATGTGCGAGCACTTCTCTCAGTCTCAGCCAGACATTCCCTTACTAGAGCACGTGCATGGATGATACCTACACAGAATAGGAAAGATGCATTCCCATTAGCAGCATTTCAATACAAATGTTATTAACTGTCCACCACATGCTGCACAATCTCCTTATGCAATAATCCTCATTCATAAACCCTACCAAAACAGCAGCCTTCGAGAATACATAATTAAGTCATTAATCCATCTGTTCTATTTGACTCTAAGACCTAATTCCTCCTTGTTTGTTAACACATGGTTGGATTCTGACTGTGTGGTGCTTGCTTTTTAAGTGCTGTGGATGTTGTTAAGTATAATATAGACACAGTCTTCACAGCTCagctacacacagagaggatgagaatAGGTAGCAGGTAACATGTGGTAAACACACAAAGCCATCAGATCATGTTACCTCTCTTAAGTCTCTCCATGGCACTCTTACTGCCGGCATAAGTGGGCCGGATCTCACGGCCCATCTCCTCAATGACAGACAGCAACTCGCTGTAGGTGGAACCCTGAGATACTTTCACAGGCTGTGAGGGAACAAGGTACGTAAACCATATAAGTAGACTAACTGGACAAGTAGAAGTAGG encodes the following:
- the asah1b gene encoding acid ceramidase, which translates into the protein MSYWWAFCTFLTSTLTIVSTQYVPPYTEECRTGMYPPQGPTFKGAVTWYTVDLDLPPSKRWSALMSEKKDDIANMIKVIKDIADAFVPSGKLIDFVDKVLPLIVDTLPYPYDEELKGIASASGVPLGEIALFNLFYEVFTVCTSVVAEDSNGNLIHGRNLDFGLFMGWDMKNKSWQITEQLKPLVVNIDFRRSNHTVFKSTGFAGYAGMLTGMKPHSFSLTINERFSMDGGYIGIIEWLLHHRDAMWMGFLTRTVLENATSYEEARSLLSQTKLLAPAYYILGGNQTGQGCIITRARTESLKPLELNLKQGRWYLLQTNYDHWKAPLFLDDRRTPGMKCMNQTLQPNISFKTLYDVLSTKPVLNKLTTYTTLMEVSKGKLESFVRDCPNPCMPW
- the cdk2ap2 gene encoding cyclin-dependent kinase 2-associated protein 2; its protein translation is MSYKPIAPAPTGSNHTPPGSSVPSPSLPSSNFRPTFSEFGPPSMGFVQPVKVSQGSTYSELLSVIEEMGREIRPTYAGSKSAMERLKRGIIHARALVRECLAETERSART
- the LOC105892591 gene encoding AH receptor-interacting protein isoform X2, translating into MEEIAVALSAEGIQKKVISPGRGQLSAFADGTKVKFHYRTSLLDGTVLDDSRMEECHCKPMELIMGKKFKLPVWERIVTTMKEGEISEFTCDTKHTALYPLVSQSLRNIRAGKDPLEGQRHCCGIAQIHSHHSSGHHDLDELQATPKPLVFTLELLQVLETGTFQLDTWAMTDEEKMEAVPQIHEQGNALFKQGDVVGAGENYYNAIACLKNLQMKERAGDEHWIKLDVLMTPLLLNYCQCKLMQGQFYEVLDHCSSLISKYDDNVKAYFKRGKAHAAVWNKKEARADFARVVELDPSLAPSVARELRAMEERIRGKEEEEKGRYKNLFGDNATATTG
- the LOC105892591 gene encoding AH receptor-interacting protein isoform X1 — encoded protein: MEEIAVALSAEGIQKKVISPGRGQLSAFADGTKVKFHYRTSLLDGTVLDDSRMEECHCKPMELIMGKKFKLPVWERIVTTMKEGEISEFTCDTKHTALYPLVSQSLRNIRAGKDPLEGQRHCCGIAQIHSHHSSGHHDLDELQATPKPLVFTLELLQVLETGTFQLDTWAMTDEEKMEAVPQIHEQGNALFKQGDVVGAGENYYNAIACLKNLQMKERAGDEHWIKLDVLMTPLLLNYCQCKLMQGQFYEVLDHCSSLISKYDDNVKAYFKRGKAHAAVWNKKEARADFARVVELDPSLAPSVARELRAMEERIRGKEEEEKGRYKNLFGDNATATTKD